CGGAATCTTTAAAAACAGGAGTCTCTATTACAGTTATTGCAGGCCTAACATATGCCTTTTTTAGTGTTATTTTTAATTTCATTTTCCCTGATTTCATAAATGAAATGTTAGATATAACTAAAGAACAAATGATTACACAAAACCCAAATATAACATCAAAAGAACTTGAAATGGGACTTGGGATGGTTAAAAAATTCATGAATCCATTTATTGTTTTTCCAGTAACACTTGTTATGTATGCATTAATTGGATTAATATATTCCTTAATAATTGGAGGGATTGTTAAAAATGAAAAACCTTAAGTCTATAATAAAATATAAATGAATTTATCTATACTTATACCGCTTCTAAACGAGGAGGAATCACTTAAAGAACTCTACACATGGATCATTAAAGTGATGCAGTCTAACAATTACTCTTATGAAATCATTTTTGTAGATGATGGTAGTACAGATAATTCTTGGCAGATTATTGAAGGTTTCTCTAACGAAAATCCAAGTGTAAAAGGGATTCGTTTCATGAAAAACTTTGGAAAATCTCAAGCTTTACATGCTGGTTTTGCAAAAGCAAAAGGTGATGTTATTATTACCATGGATGCCGATTTGCAAGACAGTCCAGATGAAATTCCTGAATTGTACGAAATGATTATAAATCAGAAATACGATTTGGTTTCGGGATGGAAAAAGAAACGTTACGATTCTGTTGTGGCTAAAAATCTTCCTTCAAAACTATTTAACTGGGCAGCTAGAAAAACTTCTGGCGTTGAGTTAAACGATTTTAACTGCGGATTGAAAGCTTACAAAAATGTCGTGGTGAAAAACATCGAAGTTTCTGGCGAAATGCACCGCTATATTCCTGTTTTGGCTAAAAATGCTGGATTTGGAAAAATTGGCGAAAAAGTAGTAATTCACCAAGCTAGAAAATATGGTGAAACCAAATTCGGAATGGAACGCTTTATAAACGGCTTCTTGGATTTGATTACGATTTGGTTTTTATCAAGATTCGGAAAGAGACCTATGCACTTATTTGGCGCAATGGGTTCGCTAATGTTTATTATCGGATTTTTATCTGCAGGATACATTGGCGTTTCTAAACTATACCACATGTATACTGGAATGAAATACACTTTGGTTACCAACAATCCATGGTTTTACATTGCTTTAACCACAATGATTCTTGGCACTCAATTATTTTTAGCAGGTTTCTTAGGTGAAATTATTTTAAGAACTAAAAGCAATGAAGCACGTTACAAAGTAGCCCGAGAGGTTAATTTTTAACGAAAAGCCCTAGCCCCTGATGGGAACGGCATCCTTTTGTGGTGGGGTTCACCACAAAAGATATAGTGGACATCAGGATTAGCTCCTGAAAAAGGCCTTATCTTTAATAAAAAACTAAAAAAAAGACATACATGAATATCGCACCAAATATATTAAAAGCTGTAAACGAATGGCTGACACCAACATTCGATCAAGAAACGCAAGCCGCTGTTAAGGAATTAATGACAACTTCTCCTAAAGAACTTGAAGAGAGTTTTTACAAAAACTTAGAGTTTGGAACTGGAGGAATGCGTGGCGTTATGGGGGTTGGTGATAATAGAATCAACAAATATACGCTTGGAAAAAATACTCAGGGATTATCTGATTACATGCATGAAGTTTTTCCAAACGAACCTTTAAAAGTAGCTATTGCTTATGACTGTCGCCATAATAGCAATACTTTGGCTAAAGTAGTGGCTGATGTTTTCTCTGCAAACGGAATTCAAGTTTATTTGTTTTCTGATTTAAGACCAACTCCAGAATTGTCTTTTGCCCTTAAATATTTAAAATGTCAGTGCGGAATTGTTTTAACAGCTTCTCACAATCCACCAGAATACAACGGATACAAAGTATACTGGCAAGACGGTGGACAGATAGTTCCGCCTCAAGACAAAGAAATTGTCAATGTTATCGAAAGTTTGGGTTATGATAAAATCAAATTCAATGCTAATGAAAGTCTGATTCAGTATATTGATACAGAAATTGACAAAGCTTTTATAAAATCGTCTATCGAAAACGCGAGTTTCAATACCCCAGCTGAAGCTAAAGACAATCTTGATATTGTTTTTACTTCATTGCACGGAACTTCAATAAAATCAATTCCAGATACTTTAGCACAAGCTGGATACAAAAATGTGCATATTGTTCCTGAACAAGCTATTCCAGACGGAAATTTTCCAACTGTAAAATCTCCGAACCCAGAAGAACCAGAAGCTTTAACAATGGCTTTGGCTCTAGCAGATAAAACAAATTCTGACATTGTAGTGGGTACAGATCCTGACTGCGACCGCTTGGGAGTTGCTGTTCGCAACAACGATGGTAAAATGATTTTATTGAACGGAAACCAAACTATGGTTTTAATGACTTCTTTTTTATTGAAGCAATGGAAAAAAGCAGGTAAACTTAACGGGAAACAATTCGTTGGTTCTACAATTGTTTCAACTCCAATGATGATGGAATTGGCTACAAGCTATGGTGTTGAGTGCAAAGTTGGACTAACTGGCTTTAAATGGATTGCAAAAATGATCAAAGATTTTCCTGAACTTGAATTTATCGGCGGCGGTGAAGAAAGTTTCGGTTTTATGGTTGGTGATGCTGTTAGAGATAAAGATGCTGTCGCAGCAACCTTATTAATCTGCGAAGTTGCCGCTCAAGCCAAAGCCGCGGGAAGTTCTGTTTACAAAGAACTTTTACAGCTTTATGTTGAAAATGGTTTCTATAAAGAGTACTTAGTTTCGCTGACTAAAAAAGGAATGGAAGGTTTACAAGAAATCAACCAAATGATGATTGATTTACGCGAAAAACCTTTGAAAGAAATCAATGGACAAAGAGTTATTATGGTTGAGGATTACCAATCGTCTATTGCTTTAAATTTATTGAATGGCGAAGAATCAATAATGGAAATCCCAAAATCGAATGTATTGATTTATTATACAGAAGATGGATCAAAAATTTGCGCTAGACCTAGTGGAACTGAACCTAAAATTAAATTCTATATCAGTGTAAATGCTGAAATCCAATCGGTTTCTGATTTTGATGAAGCAGAGAAATTCTTAGACAACAAAATACAAAATATCATTGCAGATATGCAGTTAAACTAAACCTGCATTTCTCAATCTATACAATTTTGCAAATTGCATGCAGAATTAACAAGTTCTATATCTTTGA
The Flavobacterium humidisoli DNA segment above includes these coding regions:
- a CDS encoding DUF4199 domain-containing protein, translating into MDVKVSPAKSGTPYGLLFGVIMILEFVIMYIIGMKSLVNTSVGTIVNIANYLILPLLFIYLGCTNYKKNINNGFISFSESLKTGVSITVIAGLTYAFFSVIFNFIFPDFINEMLDITKEQMITQNPNITSKELEMGLGMVKKFMNPFIVFPVTLVMYALIGLIYSLIIGGIVKNEKP
- a CDS encoding glycosyltransferase family 2 protein produces the protein MNLSILIPLLNEEESLKELYTWIIKVMQSNNYSYEIIFVDDGSTDNSWQIIEGFSNENPSVKGIRFMKNFGKSQALHAGFAKAKGDVIITMDADLQDSPDEIPELYEMIINQKYDLVSGWKKKRYDSVVAKNLPSKLFNWAARKTSGVELNDFNCGLKAYKNVVVKNIEVSGEMHRYIPVLAKNAGFGKIGEKVVIHQARKYGETKFGMERFINGFLDLITIWFLSRFGKRPMHLFGAMGSLMFIIGFLSAGYIGVSKLYHMYTGMKYTLVTNNPWFYIALTTMILGTQLFLAGFLGEIILRTKSNEARYKVAREVNF
- a CDS encoding phospho-sugar mutase, with amino-acid sequence MNIAPNILKAVNEWLTPTFDQETQAAVKELMTTSPKELEESFYKNLEFGTGGMRGVMGVGDNRINKYTLGKNTQGLSDYMHEVFPNEPLKVAIAYDCRHNSNTLAKVVADVFSANGIQVYLFSDLRPTPELSFALKYLKCQCGIVLTASHNPPEYNGYKVYWQDGGQIVPPQDKEIVNVIESLGYDKIKFNANESLIQYIDTEIDKAFIKSSIENASFNTPAEAKDNLDIVFTSLHGTSIKSIPDTLAQAGYKNVHIVPEQAIPDGNFPTVKSPNPEEPEALTMALALADKTNSDIVVGTDPDCDRLGVAVRNNDGKMILLNGNQTMVLMTSFLLKQWKKAGKLNGKQFVGSTIVSTPMMMELATSYGVECKVGLTGFKWIAKMIKDFPELEFIGGGEESFGFMVGDAVRDKDAVAATLLICEVAAQAKAAGSSVYKELLQLYVENGFYKEYLVSLTKKGMEGLQEINQMMIDLREKPLKEINGQRVIMVEDYQSSIALNLLNGEESIMEIPKSNVLIYYTEDGSKICARPSGTEPKIKFYISVNAEIQSVSDFDEAEKFLDNKIQNIIADMQLN